The region GGCGTGATCCTCGCCGAAGTGCAAAAGCAGGCCGAAGAAGCCGGCCGCCTGCTCCCCCTGAGCCTCGCCGCCGAAGGCAGCTGCACGATCGGCGGCAATCTCGCCACCAATGCGGGCGGCACCGGCGTACTGCGCTACGGCAACACGCGCGAGCTGTGCCTGGGCCTCGAAGTGGTCACCCCGCAAGGCGAACTGTGGGACGGCCTGCGCGGATTGCGCAAGGACAACACCGGCTACGATCTGCGCGACCTGTTCATCGGCGCGGAAGGCACGCTCGGCATCATCACCGCTGCTGTGCTCAAGCTGCATCCGCAACCGGCCGCGCGCGTCACGGCGCTCGCCGCGCTCGCGTCGCCGCATGCGGCGCTCGATTTTCTGTCGCTCACGCAACGCTTCGCCGGGCCGCTTCTGACCGGCTTCGAACTGATGTCGGATTTCTGCGTGCGGCTCGTGGGCCGGCATTTCGAACAGATGCGCTATCCGTTCGCCGAACCGCATGCGCAAGTCGTGCTACTGGAACTGTCAGACAGCGAGAGCGAGGAGCACGCGCGCGGACTGTTCGAGCGTCTGATGGAAACCGCGCTCGAAGAAGGCCTGGTCGAAGACGCGGTGGTCGCGGCAAACCTCACACAGTCGCGGGCATTCTGGAATCTGCGCGAACACATCCCGCTCGCCCAGGCTGAGGAAGGCCTGAACATCAAGCACGATATCGCGGTGCCGATTTCGCGCATTGGCCATTTCATCGAGGAAACCGACGCGGCGATCGCGCAAGCCGTGCCGGGCGCGCGCATGGTCACGTTCGGCCATCTCGGCGACGGCAACCTGCACTACAACGTGCAGGCGCCCGAAGGCGTCGACGCGAAGGCGTTCCTCAAGAACTGGGAAAGCCCGATCAATCAGATCGTCTACGACAGCGTGCATCGGCATCGCGGCAGCATTAGCGCGGAACACGGCCTCGGCCAGTTGAAGATCGACGAGGCGATGCATTACAAGCAGGACGTCGAGGTGCAGTTGATGCGCGCCGTCAAACGCGCGCTCGACCCACTGAACCTGATGAATCCGGGCAAGGTGCTACGCTAGGGTTTGAAGCCTTCGCCGTTTGGTGCGGAGCCCATTGCAGGAGTCGTTGTCGTGAAGATTCGAGTGCTGTCCGATTTGCATCTGGAGAACGACGAGCCCGAGCTGATCCCGCATGCGCAGGCGGATCTGATCGTGCTGGCCGGCGACATCCACAATCACGCGGCCGGCCCGCGCTGGGCCGCGCAAACCTTCGACGGCGCCGTGCCGGTGGTCTACGTGCCCGGCAATCACGAGTACTACGACGGCGAATTCGGCGCGCTCGAAACCGCCCTCTACGACGCAGCCGCGCAAGTCGACAACGTGCATGTGTTGAACAACGCCGCGCTGGTCGACCCGCAAGGCCGCTGGCGCGTGCTCGGCACCACCTTGTGGACCGACTTCGCGTTATACGGCGCGGATCCCGACACGCTTGCCGAGTCCATTGGCGCGGCGCGCCGGGTGATGCTCGACTTCCGCGGCCTGATCCAGATGAACTGGCCGCACGACACCCAGGACTCGCCGCGCGACTTCACCCCTGACGATTCCATCGCGTTGCACCGCCGGGCCCGCGCCTGGCTCGAAAGCGAACTCGCGAGGCCGTTCGACGGCAAGACGATCGTCGTCACGCATCATGCGCCGCATCGGCTGAGTCTGGCCAAGCGCTATGCGGAAGACCTCGTGTCGGCCGGTTTCGTCAATCATTTGCCGGAACTGGTGCGCTCGCCCGTTGCACTGTGGATTCACGGGCATACGCATACGCCGTTCGATTACACCGTGAACGGCACGCGCGTGATCTGCAATCCACGCGGCTATCTCGACCGGCGCACCCGTCGGCTGGAGAATCCGCAGTTCGCGTGGGATAAGGTCGTCGAGATATAGCGTCGGCTTGGGGCCGATCTGGGTAGCGCGGCCGGGCGCCACGCACTACGCTGTGGTTGTCGTTGGGTTCGGGGCGTGCCGACGCATTGGCATTGGCATTGGCATTGGCATTGGCATTGGCATTGGCGTTGGCGTTGGCGTTGGCGTTGGCGTTGGCGTTGGCGTTGGCGTTGGCACATCGGCGCCGCACCCAATCACCCGGATAGCTCAATCGGTGAAACCCGACAGCCCGGTGATCTCCGGAGGTCGCTCATGTGTGGTCGAATCAGCCAGTACCGCGATCCGCATCTGTACGCACAGCAGCTCGGCCTCACCGACCCGCTTATGCTGTTCGACGCCGCCGACCGCCGCCCCGGCTACAACCTCGCGCCGGGGACCCACCCGCTGGCCATTTACCCGGACCAAACGCTGCACGCGATCCACTGGGGTTATTGCCCGGATTGGGCACGCGAGCAGCATCTGCCGCAAACGATCAACGCGCGCGCCGAAACCGCGCCGCATACGCGCTACTTCAAAGACCTGTGGAAAACTGGACGGGTATTGGTGCCGGCGGACGGCTGGTTCGAATGGCGCATGGAAGCGGCGCCCGGAACATCAAACGGGGACAACATGGGAGAAGCCGGCGCAACGGTCCGCCAGCCCTACTACGTGCATCTGAAAAGCGACGTACCGATGTACCTTGCGGCCTTATCGAGCGTACGTGGCACCGAACCGCAAACTGAAGGCATGGGATTGGTGATCGTGACGGCCACCGCAGATGCGGGCCTGATCGACGTGCACGGTCGACGCCCGCTGGTGTTCGCGCCGGAGGCGGCGCGCCGCTGGCTGGACCCGGCGCTGCAGTTCGGCGAGCTCGAGCAGCTAGCACGCAGCACCTGCCTACCCGCCGCGCGCTTTCGCTGGCACCGGGTGGGCCCGGAGGTAGACCGCACGCTCAAAGACGAACCAGGTCTGATCGAAGCGCTGCACTGAGCGCGCGGCGCGCCAATCGCAGCTGACCGGCAGCCGCACCGTAACGGCGCGGTATCGCGGAAAACATATTTAAAAAATGCAACATCCAGCTCGATCGCCGCGCGCCCGGCAACCCGGCGTGCTGGCGCATTTCAGAGCCTCAGCAATCGCGCCGTTGTGCCTGCGAATCAGGACGCTCGACCTTGATCGGCACCAGTTGCGGCTGCTGGTCGCGCAGGCGGCGCAGCAGATCGCGCGATGCGGCGATTCCGATCAGTCCCAGCATGACGGCCACGCCGATCATCAGATGCGTATCCATGAATTCCTCGTCCTTCAATTGTTGCGGTTGTTGCGGTTTGCCGAACGGCGGCTAATTGAACGCGTCCGGCTGAATGCGGCAGCGCATGGACCACACGTTAGCAAATCGACCGCGGCGTAGAAGTAAGGAAATGTTGCGGCGCGGCACTTGTGTAACAGGCTGTCCCGCCACCTCGGCCTGGAATCGTCGACCATGGTAAACCGCCCGCGCGGCGCGGCTTCAGCTGCGCGCGAACTGGCGCAACTCCTCTTGATCGACGGCCAGCGTGGCGGGCAGTTCGTCGCGCAGGAATTCGACCCAGGTGCGAATTTTCGCGTCCAGATACTGCCGGGACGGATACAACGCGTACAGATTCATTTCCTGCGATGTGTATGCCGGCAACAGCCACACGAGGTCGCCGCTACGCAGACCACTAATCGCCGAATAGATCGGCATCAGTCCGACCCCCATGCCGTTGGACACCGCCACCCCCATGGCTTCGGCGACGTTCACCTGGAAGGTGGCCGGGCCAAGGGCGACGGTTTCCTCGCCGTTCGGGCCGTCGAAGGTCCATTTGTCGGGCGGGAACACCGGTGTGACCAATTGCAGGCAAGTGTGGTGCGCGAGGTCCGCGGGCGTTTGCGGCACACCGTGCCGCTCCAGATAAGCCGGCGACGCGCACGCGATGCTGAACGCGCTGCCCAGCCGCTGCGACACCAGCCCCGAATCCGGCAGGCCGGTCGCCAGCGTCAGCGATACGTCGAAACCCTCGTCGAGCAGATCGGGCATGCGCTGCGCGAGCGTCAGTTCGATATGCACGTCCGGATAGCGCTCCTGATAGCGGCCCGCCGCCGGCACCACATAGTGCTGGCCGAAGCTCGTCATCGCGTGGACCTTGAGCTTGCCGGATGGACGCGCGTGGGCGTCGCTGGCCTCCGCTTCCGCCTGATCCACGTACGCAAGGATCTGCTCGCAGCGCTGCAGATAGCGCTCACCCGCCTCAGTCAACGCGATACGGCGCGTGGTGCGGTTCAAAAGACGCGTGCGCAGGTGCGCTTCCAGGTCGGAAACTGCGCGCGACGCGTACGCCGTGGTCGTGTTCAGATGCTGCGCGGCACCCGTGAAGCTGCCCGCTTCGACGACGCGGACAAATACGCGCATGTTTTGAAGCGTATCCATACTTTTCCCTGTCGATCCGGAGTTAGTGCTTCAGCTGTCGGCCAGGGTTCGCGTGTCGGCTGGAGTTCGCGCTTTAGCGCTTACTCCAGCCCCATAGGGCGTTACTCTGGTCCCATGCAAAACACTTACTCCGGTCCCATACAACATAGTTGCGATAAAGTTGCTCGAAATCGGTAGCGATTGTTACACGATTCGCAAAGGCGATTGTCTCATATTGCGTAAAAATCCCTTGCATTTTTACCAGTTATTCCCCAATCAATCAAAAAATATAATGACGCACATGCTTCTATAGCCATTTTTGGAGGAAATCGTGCAGTCTCCGGTACAGAAAGGGATCGCCGCAGCCGCGGTTCTCACGATCCTATTAACAATCGCAGGTTGTGCCAGTACCGGAGGCATCGCGCCGCAGGACCGCGGAATCGAGCCCTCCTCGCTCGATGCAGGCAACGCCATCCGGGCCGCCAACGCGGACGCCAAATGGCCGGCCACCGACTGGTGGCGCGCGTATAACGATCCGCAGCTCAATGAGTGGGTCGAAGCCGCGCAGGCGGGCAATCCGAGTCTCGCTGCCGCCCAGGCGCGCGTACGCGAAGCCATGTCGATGGCGGGCGTCGCCCGTTCGGCGCTCTCGCCGCAAGTGAACGGCAGCCTGTCGATCCAGCGTCAGAAATGGGCCGACAACGTCTTTTACGGCCCAGGCCCGCTCGCGGGCGAGCAGTCGTGGAACAACACCGGCACGCTGGATCTGTCGTACAACCTCGACCTCTGGGGCAAGGACAAGAACGCCGCCGAACGCGCGCTCGACGCCGCCCATGCGAGCGCGGCGGACTTCCGCGCGGCCCAGCTCGAACTGGAAGGCAACGTGGTGCGCACGTACATCGAGCTGTCGATGAACTACGCGCTGCTCGATATCGCCAAATCCACGCTGCAGCAGCAGCAGCAGATCGTCGACCTGGCGAACCGGCGTCTGAAAGGCGGCATCGGCACGCAGCTCGATGTGAGCCAGGCCGAAACGCCGGTACCGGAATACGAGCGCCAGATCGATGCGATCGAGGAAAAGATCGCCCTCGGCCGCAATCAGATGGCCGCGCTGGCCGGCAAGGGTCCGGGCGCGGGCGACGCGATCCAGCGCCCGACGCTCTCGCTCGACAACGCACCCGCCGCTCTGCCAGGCGCGCTGCCCGCGGATCTGATCGGCCATCGGCCGGACGTGGTCGCGGCGCGCTGGACGGTCGCGGCGCAAGCGCGCGGCATCGACGTCGCCAAGGCTGACTTCTATCCGGACATCAACCTGCTGGCGTCGATCGGCGGATATGCCGCAATGGGGCCGCTGTTCCAGTTCCTGAAGAACCCGTCGCATAGCTGGAGCGCGGGTCCGGCGCTGTCGCTGCCGATCCTGGACGGCGGACGTCTGCGCTCGCAGCTCGGCGCGGCGTCGGCAGGCTACGACGAGGCGGTCGATCGCTATAACCAGTCGATCGTCGGCGCGCTGAAGGACATCTCCGATCAGGTGATCCGGATCCGTTCACTCGCAACCCAGGCGCAAGACGCCGACCGTTCGGTCGCAGCAGCTCGCAAGAACTACGATCTGGCGCGCGAAGGGTATCGGCGCGGTTTGACCGACTATCTGAATGTCCTGATCGCGCAAAACCAGTTGTTGCACGCACAGGAAGGCGTCGCGAAGATTCAGGCCGAGCGCCTCGGCGCGCATGCATCGCTGGTCACGGCTTTGGGCGGTGGACTCGACGAGCCGGCCAATGGTCCGAAGGCGAACGAGACGTTGCCGGCGCATGGGAAGGGCAACGCCTCGGCAGCCAGTTCGACCGCCGCGGCGAGCC is a window of Paraburkholderia phytofirmans OLGA172 DNA encoding:
- a CDS encoding efflux transporter outer membrane subunit; this encodes MQSPVQKGIAAAAVLTILLTIAGCASTGGIAPQDRGIEPSSLDAGNAIRAANADAKWPATDWWRAYNDPQLNEWVEAAQAGNPSLAAAQARVREAMSMAGVARSALSPQVNGSLSIQRQKWADNVFYGPGPLAGEQSWNNTGTLDLSYNLDLWGKDKNAAERALDAAHASAADFRAAQLELEGNVVRTYIELSMNYALLDIAKSTLQQQQQIVDLANRRLKGGIGTQLDVSQAETPVPEYERQIDAIEEKIALGRNQMAALAGKGPGAGDAIQRPTLSLDNAPAALPGALPADLIGHRPDVVAARWTVAAQARGIDVAKADFYPDINLLASIGGYAAMGPLFQFLKNPSHSWSAGPALSLPILDGGRLRSQLGAASAGYDEAVDRYNQSIVGALKDISDQVIRIRSLATQAQDADRSVAAARKNYDLAREGYRRGLTDYLNVLIAQNQLLHAQEGVAKIQAERLGAHASLVTALGGGLDEPANGPKANETLPAHGKGNASAASSTAAASPSHPSVNASASAAE
- a CDS encoding FAD-binding oxidoreductase, giving the protein MTQAAFLAACRGAIGAAQVLTDPHDTAPYLTDWRRRYTGSACAVLCPATPDEVAALVKLAVEHRIALVPQGGNTGLAGGATPDASGAQAVISLRRLNRVRDIDPHNNTITVEAGVILAEVQKQAEEAGRLLPLSLAAEGSCTIGGNLATNAGGTGVLRYGNTRELCLGLEVVTPQGELWDGLRGLRKDNTGYDLRDLFIGAEGTLGIITAAVLKLHPQPAARVTALAALASPHAALDFLSLTQRFAGPLLTGFELMSDFCVRLVGRHFEQMRYPFAEPHAQVVLLELSDSESEEHARGLFERLMETALEEGLVEDAVVAANLTQSRAFWNLREHIPLAQAEEGLNIKHDIAVPISRIGHFIEETDAAIAQAVPGARMVTFGHLGDGNLHYNVQAPEGVDAKAFLKNWESPINQIVYDSVHRHRGSISAEHGLGQLKIDEAMHYKQDVEVQLMRAVKRALDPLNLMNPGKVLR
- a CDS encoding SOS response-associated peptidase — translated: MCGRISQYRDPHLYAQQLGLTDPLMLFDAADRRPGYNLAPGTHPLAIYPDQTLHAIHWGYCPDWAREQHLPQTINARAETAPHTRYFKDLWKTGRVLVPADGWFEWRMEAAPGTSNGDNMGEAGATVRQPYYVHLKSDVPMYLAALSSVRGTEPQTEGMGLVIVTATADAGLIDVHGRRPLVFAPEAARRWLDPALQFGELEQLARSTCLPAARFRWHRVGPEVDRTLKDEPGLIEALH
- a CDS encoding LysR family transcriptional regulator, with translation MDTLQNMRVFVRVVEAGSFTGAAQHLNTTTAYASRAVSDLEAHLRTRLLNRTTRRIALTEAGERYLQRCEQILAYVDQAEAEASDAHARPSGKLKVHAMTSFGQHYVVPAAGRYQERYPDVHIELTLAQRMPDLLDEGFDVSLTLATGLPDSGLVSQRLGSAFSIACASPAYLERHGVPQTPADLAHHTCLQLVTPVFPPDKWTFDGPNGEETVALGPATFQVNVAEAMGVAVSNGMGVGLMPIYSAISGLRSGDLVWLLPAYTSQEMNLYALYPSRQYLDAKIRTWVEFLRDELPATLAVDQEELRQFARS
- a CDS encoding metallophosphoesterase codes for the protein MKIRVLSDLHLENDEPELIPHAQADLIVLAGDIHNHAAGPRWAAQTFDGAVPVVYVPGNHEYYDGEFGALETALYDAAAQVDNVHVLNNAALVDPQGRWRVLGTTLWTDFALYGADPDTLAESIGAARRVMLDFRGLIQMNWPHDTQDSPRDFTPDDSIALHRRARAWLESELARPFDGKTIVVTHHAPHRLSLAKRYAEDLVSAGFVNHLPELVRSPVALWIHGHTHTPFDYTVNGTRVICNPRGYLDRRTRRLENPQFAWDKVVEI